GGCCCTGTTTCCGGGAATGTAGAGTGAAGGAGGACCCGCGACCGTGCGAGCCATCGTTCTGACCTGTCTGATCGTGAGCTCGCTGCTCATGCCTCCGTGGATCGGGGCGGCGGTCGCCCCGCACCCAAGCCTGCCGGGTCTTCCCAACCCCAAGGTACTTGTCGGCCAGATCGGGCACGTCGGGGGCGTGTTCCTGGACTCGCAGCAGACGGATCCGTCGACATTCAATCCTATCCTGGCCAACTCCACCGCGTCGACCGGCCCCCTTGGGTACCTGTTCGACGGCTTGGTGGAAGCCAACGGTAAGACGACCGACATCGAGCCGGGGCTCGCCGAATCGTGGACGGTCAGCAAGGACGGTCGCACCTGGTCGTTTGTTCTGCGGCAGGGGCTGCAGTGGGACGACGGCACGCCGCTGACCGCGGACGACGTCGTCTTCACGTTCAAGGTGATCTACGACAAGAAGATCCCGAACAGCGCCGCCGACGTGCTCAACGTCGCGGGCCACCCGATCGAGGTCACCAAGATCAACGCGCGGACGATCCAGTTCCACACGGTGCAACCGTTCGGCCCGTTTCTCCGGGAGGTCGGCAACGCCACCGTGATCCCGCAGCACATGCTTCAGAAAGCGTACGACGCGGGCCAGTTCAACCAGACGTGGGGCGTGAACACGACGCCCCGCCAGATCGTCGGTACCGGCGCATTCGTCATGACCGAGTACCGGCCGGCGCAGCGCATCGTCTACGACCGCAACCCGTACTATTGGAAGGTCGACGCGCACGGGCAACGTCTACCGTACATCCAGCACGTGGTGCTCACGATCGTGCCGAACCAGAACGCCCTCCGGCTGCTGTTCCAGGGCGGCCAAGCGGACAGCTACGGCGTGCGGCCCGCCGAATACGCGGCGTTCCAGCGGGGCGCGAAGGCGGGCAACTACACCGTGTATGACGGCGGGCCCAGTTTTGGCACGGAGTTCCTCACGTTCAACGAGAACCCGAACGCCGGGTTGCCCGACTACAAGTTGCGGTGGTTCCAGAACCAGAAGTTCCGCCAGGCGGTCTCCTACGCAGTGGATCGGCAGGCGATCATCAACCAAGTGTACGCGGGCCACGCCGTGCCGGAGTACGGCCCCGAGAGCCCCGCGGACAAGTTCTTCTTCAACCCGCACGTGATGTCGTACCCGTACAACCTCCAGAAGGCCGCGGACACCCTGGCGGAGGCCGGCTTCAAGAAGGGGGCGGACGGTACGCTGCGCGATGCCGACGGGCATCCGGTCGCGTTCGTCATCTCGACGAACGCCGACAACCCAGACCGCGTGGCGATCGGCAACATCATGCGGCAGGATCTCGCGTCGCTTGGGATGCAGGTCACGTTCGCGCCGGAGGCGTTCAACACCCTCGTCGCCAAACTCACGGATTCATACAAGTGGGAGGCGATCGTGCTCGGCCTGACCGGCGGGATCGAACCCGCGGACGGGCAGAACGTGTGGAAGTCATCCGGCAGCCTGCACATGTGGTACCCGAAACAAGCCAAGCCCGCGACGCCCTGGGAGGTCGAGATCGACCGCTACTTCAACTTGGCGGCGACAACGGTGGACCAGAACCGCCGCCGGGACTACTATAGCCAGTGGCAGGAGATCGTGTCGGAGCAGGTCCCGTTCGTGTACACGGCGATCCCGGTCGCCTACGTCGCCGTCCGCAACAAGTTCGAGAACATCGAGTACACGGCGTTCGGTGGGCCGTTCTGGAACTTTCCTGTGATCTACATCAAGTAGCGGTGCGCGCTGCCGCTCGCGCGCGATGATCCGGTACATCGTTCGCCGCCTCATTCTGCTCGGGCCCCTGCTCGTCGGGATCACGTTCGTGAGTTGGGCGGTGATCCAGCTGGCGCCCGGGTCGACCGACTACTTCCAGTCTCTCGTGCTCCAGTACCCGCAGATCAGCCCGCAGCGCATCGCGGCGCTCCGCGCCGAATTCGGCATGGACCGCCCGCCGCTGGAACAATACCTGCGCTGGTTGTGGAGCATCGTGCACCTCAATTTCGGCTACTCTTTCGCCTACAACGTCCCCGTGGCGTGGTTGATCGGCAGCCGCGCGCTCAACACCCTGCTGCTCTCGATCACCTCGCTCGTGGCGGCGTGGGCGATTGCGATCCCGCTCGGCATCTACTCGGCCGTGCACCAGTATTCGCCGGCGGACGGGGTGCTCAGCGCGGGCGCGTTCGTGGCGATCTCGATCCCGAGTTTCTTCAGCGCGCTCCTCCTCCTGTACGGCGCGTTCTGGACGCATCTGCTGCCGCTGCAGGGGCTGACGAGCGCAGATTTCGACTTCCTGCCATGGTGGAGCAAGGTCCTCGATATCGCGTCCCATCTCGTCCTGCCGACGATTGCGCTCGGCGTGTTCTCCGTCGGCGGGTTGATGCGCTACATGCGCACGAATCTGCTGGAGGTCCTGCGCAGCGACTACATGAAGACCGCGCGCGCCAAGGGGCTGTCCGAACGCACCGTGATCTTCCGGCACGGGCTGCGGAACGCGATCAACCCGCTCGTGACGCTGTTCGGCTTCGAGCTCGGAGGGTTGCTGGGAGGCGCCGCGTTCGTCGAGAACGTGCTGGGATACCCTGGGCTCGGTCGGTTGGTGCTCGAGGCCGTGCTCAAGAAGGACGTCTTCGTCGTGATGGGGAGCCTGCTGATGGGAAGCGTGCTCCTGATCCTTGGAAACCTGGTCGCGGACGTCATGCTCGCCTACGTCGATCCGAGGATCCGGTACGACTAGGGTGAGCCACGACGTCGCGACCCCGCAGCGGGCGCCGGCCGGCCAGGGCAAGGTGGTGCGGGCGAGGACCCCGCTCCAGCTCGCGTGGCGCCAGCTCACGCGTTACCGCCTCGCGCTCGTTGGCGGGGTCGTGCTGCTCATTCTGTACACGCTGATGGTGCTCGCGCCGTTCCTCGCGCCGTACGCGCTCGACTATTCGGACCGCACCCTATTCTACGCGCAGCCGGTCGGCGTCCACCTCATCGACGCCCGCGGCCGCCCGCACCTGCGGCCGTTCGTCTATGCGTACCGCGTCGTGGATGCCTCGGTGCCCACCTACGCGATGGATACGAGCCGGACGTACGACATTCGCTTCTTCGTCCACGGGACGCCGTACCGGCTCTTCTGGCTCGTTCCCACCGACATCCACCTGCTGGGCGTCGATCCGCCGGCGCGGCTGTTCCTGCTCGGGACCGACCAGTTTGGGCGGGACCTGCTGTCGCGGATCCTCTACGGCAGCTTGATCTCCCTCCTGATCGGGCTCATCGTCGTGTTGATCACGTTCCCGATCGGCATGATCCTCGGTGGCATCGCCGGATACTACGGCGGCTGGACCGACAACCTGATCATGCGAAGTGTTGAGGTGCTGGCGGCGTTTCCGAGCTTCTACCTGTTGCTCACGCTCGCCTCGGTCCTCCCGCCGACCCTGTCGAGCGGCGCCCGCCTGTTCATGATTTCGGCCGTGTTCAGCTTGGTGGGATGGGGGGGCCTGGCCCGTGTCCTGCGCGGCATCGTCTTC
Above is a window of bacterium DNA encoding:
- a CDS encoding ABC transporter substrate-binding protein, which translates into the protein MRAIVLTCLIVSSLLMPPWIGAAVAPHPSLPGLPNPKVLVGQIGHVGGVFLDSQQTDPSTFNPILANSTASTGPLGYLFDGLVEANGKTTDIEPGLAESWTVSKDGRTWSFVLRQGLQWDDGTPLTADDVVFTFKVIYDKKIPNSAADVLNVAGHPIEVTKINARTIQFHTVQPFGPFLREVGNATVIPQHMLQKAYDAGQFNQTWGVNTTPRQIVGTGAFVMTEYRPAQRIVYDRNPYYWKVDAHGQRLPYIQHVVLTIVPNQNALRLLFQGGQADSYGVRPAEYAAFQRGAKAGNYTVYDGGPSFGTEFLTFNENPNAGLPDYKLRWFQNQKFRQAVSYAVDRQAIINQVYAGHAVPEYGPESPADKFFFNPHVMSYPYNLQKAADTLAEAGFKKGADGTLRDADGHPVAFVISTNADNPDRVAIGNIMRQDLASLGMQVTFAPEAFNTLVAKLTDSYKWEAIVLGLTGGIEPADGQNVWKSSGSLHMWYPKQAKPATPWEVEIDRYFNLAATTVDQNRRRDYYSQWQEIVSEQVPFVYTAIPVAYVAVRNKFENIEYTAFGGPFWNFPVIYIK
- a CDS encoding ABC transporter permease; translated protein: MIRYIVRRLILLGPLLVGITFVSWAVIQLAPGSTDYFQSLVLQYPQISPQRIAALRAEFGMDRPPLEQYLRWLWSIVHLNFGYSFAYNVPVAWLIGSRALNTLLLSITSLVAAWAIAIPLGIYSAVHQYSPADGVLSAGAFVAISIPSFFSALLLLYGAFWTHLLPLQGLTSADFDFLPWWSKVLDIASHLVLPTIALGVFSVGGLMRYMRTNLLEVLRSDYMKTARAKGLSERTVIFRHGLRNAINPLVTLFGFELGGLLGGAAFVENVLGYPGLGRLVLEAVLKKDVFVVMGSLLMGSVLLILGNLVADVMLAYVDPRIRYD
- a CDS encoding ABC transporter permease — translated: MSHDVATPQRAPAGQGKVVRARTPLQLAWRQLTRYRLALVGGVVLLILYTLMVLAPFLAPYALDYSDRTLFYAQPVGVHLIDARGRPHLRPFVYAYRVVDASVPTYAMDTSRTYDIRFFVHGTPYRLFWLVPTDIHLLGVDPPARLFLLGTDQFGRDLLSRILYGSLISLLIGLIVVLITFPIGMILGGIAGYYGGWTDNLIMRSVEVLAAFPSFYLLLTLASVLPPTLSSGARLFMISAVFSLVGWGGLARVLRGIVFGIREVEFVLAARAAGLRDFRVIVRHVLPSTMSYVIVAATLTIPGVILGESGLSFLGLGVQEPSTSWGLLLAQAQSIEALTQFPWLLTPGLMIVLAVLAFNFLGDGVRDALDPRQRSV